One Solanum lycopersicum chromosome 2, SLM_r2.1 genomic region harbors:
- the CHI14 gene encoding basic endochitinase precursor (The RefSeq protein has 2 substitutions compared to this genomic sequence), whose translation MRLLVLGLFSVLCLKCVLSQNISSLISKNLFERILVHRNDAACGAKGFYTYEAFITATKTFAAFGTTGDTNTRNKEIAAFLAQTSHETTGGWATAPDGPYSWGYCYKQEQGSPGDYCASSQQWPCAPGKKYFGRGPIQISYNYNYGAAGSAIGVNLLNNPDLVANDAVVSFKTALWFWMTAQQPKPSAHDVITGRWSPSVADSAAGRVPGFGVITNIINGGMECNSGSNALMDNRIGFYRRYCQILGVDPGNNLDCANQRPFG comes from the exons atgagGCTTTTAGTATTGGGTTTGTTTAGTGTTTTGTGTCTAAAATGTGTTTTATCACAAAATATCAGTAGTCttattagtaaaaatttatttgagagaaTACTTGTGCATCGAAACGATGCTGCTTGTGGTGCGAAAGGTTTCTATACCTATGAAGCTTTTATAACAGCAACTAAAACATTTGCTGACTTTGGAACTACTGGTGATACTAATACTCGTAACAAGGAAATTGCTGCCTTTTTGGCTCAAACTTCTCATGAAACTACGG GTGGATGGGCAACAGCACCAGATGGACCATATTCATGGGGATATTGCTACAAACAGGAACAAGGAAGTCCTGGAGATTACTGTGCTTCAAGTCAGCAGTGGCCTTGTGCTCCTGGCAAAAAGTATTTTGGTCGAGGTCCTATCCAAATTTCATA CAACTACAATTATGGGGCAGCAGGGAGTGCAATAGGTGTGAATCTGCTAAACAACCCAGATTTAGTAGCCAATGATGCAGTAGTGTCATTCAAAACAGCGTTGTGGTTCTGGATGACAGCACAACAGCCAAAACCATCGGCACACGATGTCATTACTGGAAGATGGAGTCCCTCTGTTGCTGATTCTGCCGCTGGCCGCGTCCCGGGCTTTGGTGTAATCACTAACATCATCAATGGTGGAATGGAATGTAACAGAGGTTCAAATGCACTAATGGATAACAGAATTGGGTTCTATAGGAGATATTGTCAAATTTTGGGAGTTGATCCTGGTAATAATTTGGACTGTGCTAATCAAAGGCCATTTGGATAA